One Microbacterium sp. No. 7 genomic window carries:
- a CDS encoding metal-sensitive transcriptional regulator: MSEHEHVADRVAERAEEHAHHGYISDKERYLARLRRIEGQARGISRMVDEEKYCIDILTQISALTSALEAVALGLLDDHLKHCVLDAARSGGPDAEAKLAEASAAIARLVRS; encoded by the coding sequence ATGAGCGAGCACGAGCACGTGGCGGATCGCGTGGCTGAGCGGGCGGAGGAGCACGCGCACCACGGGTACATCAGCGACAAGGAGCGGTACCTCGCGCGGCTGAGGCGCATCGAGGGTCAGGCGCGCGGCATCTCGCGCATGGTCGACGAGGAGAAGTACTGCATCGACATCCTCACCCAGATCAGCGCCCTCACGAGCGCGCTCGAGGCCGTCGCCCTGGGCCTGCTCGACGACCACCTCAAGCACTGCGTGCTGGATGCCGCGCGCTCGGGCGGCCCCGACGCCGAGGCGAAGCTCGCCGAGGCGTCGGCCGCGATCGCGCGGCTGGTGCGGTCGTAG
- a CDS encoding lactococcin 972 family bacteriocin, with amino-acid sequence MNMKRRYGVAAAGLLSFGLVLGGAAAANAAVSVGGGEWDYGTDWNTVYSKYNHFSKSHSATACNGMGICAYSEKRPSVWANAVIGKVPFSGNTSAYWNAWW; translated from the coding sequence ATGAACATGAAGCGTCGATACGGTGTGGCTGCGGCCGGTCTGCTGTCGTTCGGGCTGGTGCTCGGCGGTGCGGCAGCCGCGAACGCGGCGGTCTCCGTCGGTGGCGGCGAGTGGGACTACGGCACGGACTGGAACACGGTGTATTCGAAGTACAACCACTTCTCCAAGTCGCACAGCGCCACCGCCTGCAACGGGATGGGCATCTGCGCGTATTCCGAGAAGCGGCCGTCCGTCTGGGCCAACGCGGTCATCGGCAAGGTTCCCTTCTCGGGAAACACCAGTGCCTACTGGAACGCCTGGTGGTGA
- a CDS encoding peptidoglycan-binding domain-containing protein, with protein MRAFSRWTAGALVVLAVCAAGVAVGAWLFAPVVPGQLASSDAVGGTAPVTSRTVDDRRTVELVLEVETPLPLLSPASGTVTATTCGPGAALTSGESSLSVDGARIVSLATSVPLWRDLTITDRGDDVAALQTELSRLGYPVTADGVMGPVTLASAADLLGLTGASAREYATIRAASFLWLPAPSVAVRTCEAGLTSRVDAGSALYTLDDALTSARIATVPTDAVPGPRVLVLDDRTIAVDEEGEVAGDEARAALQATRTFATWRDASDRTQPLTAAYVLAAQVEASSLPPSAVYGLDGAAGCVRTDAGVRAVSVVSSQLGQTLVTFDDGEPAPASVVVSPAEELPCR; from the coding sequence ATGCGCGCGTTCTCGCGATGGACGGCCGGGGCGCTCGTCGTGCTGGCCGTGTGCGCCGCGGGCGTGGCCGTCGGCGCCTGGCTCTTCGCGCCGGTCGTCCCGGGCCAGCTCGCATCGTCGGATGCCGTCGGCGGCACGGCGCCCGTGACCAGCCGGACCGTCGACGACCGGCGCACCGTCGAGCTCGTCCTGGAGGTCGAGACGCCGCTGCCGCTGCTGTCTCCGGCATCCGGGACGGTCACGGCCACGACATGCGGGCCGGGCGCCGCGCTCACGTCGGGGGAGTCGAGCCTGAGCGTCGACGGTGCCCGGATCGTGAGCCTGGCGACCTCCGTGCCGCTGTGGCGAGACCTCACCATCACCGACCGGGGCGATGACGTCGCCGCCCTGCAGACGGAGCTGAGCCGGCTGGGGTACCCCGTCACGGCCGATGGCGTGATGGGCCCCGTGACGCTCGCCTCGGCCGCCGACCTGCTCGGGCTGACCGGTGCGAGCGCGCGGGAGTACGCGACCATCCGGGCCGCGTCGTTCCTGTGGCTCCCGGCTCCGAGCGTCGCCGTGCGCACGTGCGAGGCGGGCCTCACCTCACGGGTCGACGCCGGCTCGGCGCTCTACACCCTCGACGACGCCCTGACCAGCGCGCGGATCGCGACCGTGCCGACCGATGCGGTGCCGGGCCCGCGCGTGCTCGTCCTCGACGACCGGACGATCGCCGTGGACGAGGAAGGCGAGGTCGCCGGCGACGAGGCGCGGGCCGCGCTCCAGGCGACGCGCACGTTCGCGACGTGGCGCGACGCCTCCGATCGCACGCAGCCGCTGACCGCCGCCTACGTCCTCGCCGCGCAGGTGGAGGCGTCGTCGCTCCCGCCCTCCGCCGTCTACGGCCTCGACGGTGCGGCGGGCTGCGTGCGCACGGATGCCGGGGTGCGCGCCGTCTCGGTCGTCTCGTCGCAGCTCGGCCAGACGCTCGTCACCTTCGACGACGGTGAGCCGGCGCCGGCATCCGTCGTCGTCTCTCCCGCGGAAGAGCTGCCGTGCAGGTAG
- a CDS encoding ATP-binding cassette domain-containing protein has translation MQVELANVGHRFAGGPWLFRGLDVTLSSGRVYALIGPSGSGKSTLLSILAGWVSPVEGDVRTGAVKRVGWVFQNPHGVARRSVVDHVALPFLGRGLAPRDAELEAVALLETFGLAAVRDQSFMSLSGGEGQRLMLARGIAAKPDLFLIDEPTAQLDIRTSREVNRSITALAGPATIVVVATHDEGTRDACTDVIDLARAQHVDAGR, from the coding sequence GTGCAGGTAGAGCTGGCGAACGTGGGGCACCGGTTCGCGGGCGGGCCGTGGCTCTTCCGCGGACTCGACGTCACGTTGTCGAGCGGCCGGGTCTACGCGCTCATCGGCCCCTCGGGCTCGGGCAAGAGCACGCTGCTGAGCATCCTGGCGGGCTGGGTCTCGCCCGTCGAGGGCGACGTGCGCACGGGCGCGGTGAAGCGGGTCGGCTGGGTGTTCCAGAACCCCCACGGCGTGGCCCGCCGCAGCGTCGTCGACCATGTCGCGCTGCCGTTCCTGGGGCGTGGCCTCGCCCCGCGGGATGCCGAGCTCGAGGCGGTCGCGCTGCTGGAGACCTTCGGCCTCGCCGCCGTCAGGGACCAGTCGTTCATGTCGCTGTCGGGCGGTGAGGGTCAGCGGCTCATGCTCGCGCGCGGCATCGCCGCGAAGCCCGACCTGTTCCTCATCGACGAGCCGACGGCGCAGCTCGACATCCGCACGAGTCGCGAGGTGAACAGGTCGATCACGGCACTCGCCGGGCCGGCCACGATCGTCGTCGTCGCGACGCACGACGAGGGGACGCGGGACGCGTGCACGGACGTCATCGACCTCGCCCGCGCGCAGCACGTCGATGCGGGGCGATGA